The Mytilus edulis chromosome 4, xbMytEdul2.2, whole genome shotgun sequence nucleotide sequence aacatctgacgtcacaatggaaaagtaaacaatcgataccggaaacaccggaagtaacttgcacgagaggcactattatgggttttgtgcacgagatgcacaTGATATGGGTTACGGTATCAGCCCGGGtaggaaattatggcttgtgtacttccgctcattacacatatgcaaaagctatcatatcaatgctaagtatatgataaatatcaTTAATTGACTGTTTATTTACCTTCCCTTCTTGTAAATCCATACCAAACCTGACTTTATGTATCATTAATTGAGTTGATATTTACCTTCCTTTCTTGTAAGTCTATACCAAACCTGACTTTAGATATCATTAATTGACTGTTTATTTACCTTCCCTTCTTGTAAATCCATACCAAACCTGACTTTATGTATCAGATGTGTCATATCAGGATTATCTGGCTGAGTTCTAGAGGAATGAGTCGATACATGAAAGTTACCAGGAACCTGtgaaacaaataacataaaaagtaaaatcacaaaaatgctgaacgcTGAGGAAATTCGAAACAGAAAGTCTATTCAAATAgcaaaactgtcatattcctgacttggtataggcattgtTATGTAgcaaatgatggattaaacctggttttatagctagttaatcCTTGCACTTGTACTActaaacaattcttttttttgcttttgagcaatacactatgctgttgcataTTAATCGcctcaaaacaaatatttgaagaaatcttctttttaatttctgaaatctgcaatgagaaaaattgtaaccccccttttatttttttcacctatccatttcccttatttcaaaaataatctcaattcaaatttctaatggagtttgcaacaataactactcatttaaattcatcaaaaaatattaaaatataaaatgacatacagtaatggttaaaattaacatttattaattgtgatttctaaaaataaatttacagctaatGATCTCAAGAcaataataatttcttaattattatATGTATTTGAATCTCAGTACAATGTTTTTGATGTTTCtagaaacagtttaaaaaatttcatactagaactagcaaaaaaaaaaaaaaaagagtaccaacatttattaaaagaaacaaagctaaagtaattgtccattaaccaggaaacccatgttttcccccttttttgcccctaattcataaacagaTTGAGTCATAACCCAACTCCAATCCTAACCATCCTTTTGTGGTGTGGAAACTTGTGATACAATTTCAGGCAATTCTATACACtgttccacaagttattgtctggacacTTGAAACATGCTTATTTGGGCCAGTTTTATACCCTTTTTCCTAAATCaaagggaccataacccccaaaatcaatccaaaccttcctatttgtggtttcaaactttgtgtttaaatttcaaagatttatatttacttattctTAAGtcattggcaaatttccaattatGCTAAAATTATTGGCAAATTTCtaattatactaaagttattggcaaatttccaatgaagtttattatactgaagttattggAAAATTTTCAATGGAGTTTATTAATACTGAAGTTATatatattggcaaattttaaaTACACATATTTAAAAGCAGTGTTCAAATACATGTAGTTCAAATATTacttttggattacctcccttacactgctttcaaattgtcttaacTGTCCTTCAACCAGAAAAAAAACCctgtttttttccccttttttgcccctaattcataaatggtttgagccataacacCCCCCAAAGTGAATCCTAACCATCACTTAAATGTATGGaatcttgtggtataatttcagaaagattcgTACACTTTTAcgcaagttattgtcttgaaactacaaaaatgattgtcttttggccctttattccttgactgtttgccccataacccttaaaatatatcccaaccttctacttataatattaaacattgaggtacaatttcagagcaattgaaatacttatatatatatatatacataacttATTGTCCTggaactagataaatgcttgttttgggccactttttagcccctaattcctaaaccttaggaaccataacccccaaaatcaatcccaagcttctttttgtggttataaacattgtgttaaaattttattcatttctatttacttatactaaagttattatcagGAAACCATCTGTTTTCATACGACgccgacgacgtgataccaatatacgaccgcaaaatttttttgCCGTCGTATAATAAATCATTGCTAACCTGAACCAAGATGCTGCATTAACAAATTAGCATTGGTGTAAGTTAAGTCTGTCAAACTTACTTTATTAATTACAAAATGAGATTCCATTCTACATCCCTTTCCTTCATTTACTTCGATCTTTTGTGTGTCATCTTGAAAACCAACTTCATGTCTACCCATATCATCTTGTATGTCAATACCCACATCTGGAAATATTGAAAGAAATTGTTAATGTTGGACTTATCAAGAACATTTTTTGTTGCTAAACTATTTAATGTCTCAATATTTTTAACACAAATGGACAAGGTACATGtatgaaactttcaaaattttcaatCCATTTTCTTGTTATTGTGTAAAGCTTGttttaatgatacaaaatctTTTCCTAGTTTGCATATAGGAGTAGTTTCTTAACAACCAGCTATAGATTTATCAGCAAAGactttttatgatatatatgtaacatacatgtatgattaatttataattttgaaataaaaaaacatcaaaaagttTAACtaaaccttttttttataaataatttacttacatTCACACTTTAATTGAGGTaatgtaatattaataaatactgGGATCTTTTCTGTGTGTCGTACTGGGTCTTCTACTGTCAGCTCACTAATTctgtaaaacaaattatttaaatgtacACCAAAATAAACCAACAGTGGGATACTTCAGGGATGCCCTTTGAAACTGTATTGCTTGAATGAGAATTTAATCTCCAAAGAAATGATAATTATACAGTAAACATGAAGTAATCATTGAACGGTTATTTTTTGCTTAACTCtgagtggtaaatatttcatgaacatgatgaatattcCGGAGAATTCATATGCTGTTCaatattgaacaaaaaagttGCAACTTATAAATCATCCTAGATGGTATTTTTTTCACAATGAGTTCTTGTGGTTTGTTTGGTCAATGAGTTTGAAAAACTGTCtgtaaagttttttaattttaaatgcattagtcaaattttatacattatcatgattattgtaaATGGTATACAAACATATTTAGGGATAGACAAGGGTAACATTTAATGCCTTTTTGAGTTGCAAATTAAAaagagacaattttttttttttttaaaagctgatCGATCAATGATCCCTTTTTCCCCAACTACAAGTTGCTTTTTTGGGCATCAATCCTTTAATTCAGCATTAATAATTTTCCTATAAAGATCTCTTGTAAAATGTGACTATAAAGTAAAGTAATTTtaagatataacatgtataatggaGGTGCAGTGCAAATACATACAAAAAGTCATGTATAAATGTCacatacaaaacaacaaaaaagacattaCCATTTTGCCTTTCACATTGTGTTTTATACTGTACATGCTGTATTACATGTTACAGGTTATAATATAAATGTTATCCTTCACCAAACCATATCAGTATAAATTCTTAAGataacttatacatgttatacttacACTTCATGTGTGAGGAaaagtgacaattctgataggAATAAATACAAGATAAATAATACACTGGATACAGAGATACAAGCTCCTGTTAATGTAGGCTGAGTCAGATCTTTTGGTACTTTTCTATAAATATCAAatctgaaatagaaaataaattgtcactgaatatatatgtacatgtagatgtatataatagcaattttattcttaaattac carries:
- the LOC139521161 gene encoding endoplasmic reticulum-Golgi intermediate compartment protein 1-like isoform X1 is translated as MQFDIRRFDIYRKVPKDLTQPTLTGACISVSSVLFILYLFLSELSLFLTHEVISELTVEDPVRHTEKIPVFINITLPQLKCEYVGIDIQDDMGRHEVGFQDDTQKIEVNEGKGCRMESHFVINKVPGNFHVSTHSSRTQPDNPDMTHLIHKVRFGMDLQEGKEVKGSFNPLEDVDRSAGQALATHNYIVKIVPSVYEDKRGNVGYPYQYTYSYREVMQYGHGGRVVPAIWFRYELSPITVRYIEKNKPFYTFLTTVCAIVGGTFTVAGILDSCIFTAAEIFKKAELGKLS
- the LOC139521161 gene encoding endoplasmic reticulum-Golgi intermediate compartment protein 1-like isoform X2, translated to MQFDIRRFDIYRKVPKDLTQPTLTGACISVSSVLFILYLFLSELSLFLTHEVISELTVEDPVRHTEKIPVFINITLPQLKCEYVGIDIQDDMGRHEVGFQDDTQKIEVNEGKGCRMESHFVINKVPGNFHVSTHSSRTQPDNPDMTHLIHKVRFGMDLQEGKEVKGSFNPLEDVDRSAGQALATHDYIVKVVPSVYEDTSRNIIYPYQYTYSYREVMQYGHGGRVVPAIWFRYELSPITVRYIEKNKPFYTFLTTVCAIVGGTFTVAGILDSCIFTAAEIFKKAELGKLS